In one Blastocatellia bacterium genomic region, the following are encoded:
- a CDS encoding IS3 family transposase (programmed frameshift) — MKNDRKSYSGEWKAKVALEAIKGQRTINEIASDYKVHPTQIMNWKKQALEQLPEMFSDKRQGKVQSDEELKSKLYEQIGKLQVELDWVKKKAGDLSVEEKRCLIETDHLKINIKRQCELVGISRGAFYYKAVTESTENLAIMKKIDEIYTKQPSYGVRRITVELKKTGYKINRKRVRRLMRLMGLEALYPKPKLSVTGSESNKYPYLLRGVKIERKNQVWSTDITYIRIQKGFIYLVAIMDWYSRYVLAWEVSNTLDTSFCISTLERALRIAKPEIFNSDQGSQFTSKEFTSVLIENNISISQDGRGRVFDNIFIERLWRSLKYEEVYLFDYQTVAQAVSGISRYFSSYNFQRPHQSLDYLTPSAVYFT; from the exons ATAGTGGCGAATGGAAGGCGAAAGTAGCATTGGAAGCAATAAAAGGACAAAGAACAATAAATGAGATAGCAAGCGATTATAAAGTACATCCGACCCAAATAATGAATTGGAAAAAACAGGCATTGGAACAATTGCCAGAAATGTTTTCAGACAAAAGACAAGGCAAAGTCCAGAGCGATGAAGAACTCAAGAGCAAGTTATATGAACAAATAGGTAAATTACAAGTCGAGTTAGACTGGGTGAAAAAAAAAGCTGG GGACTTATCAGTTGAAGAAAAACGCTGCCTTATAGAGACAGACCACCTGAAAATAAATATAAAAAGACAGTGTGAGCTAGTAGGAATAAGCAGAGGAGCATTTTATTATAAAGCAGTAACAGAAAGTACAGAAAATTTAGCAATAATGAAGAAAATAGATGAAATATATACTAAGCAACCATCTTATGGAGTAAGAAGAATTACAGTTGAGTTGAAAAAAACAGGATATAAGATAAATAGAAAAAGAGTAAGAAGGTTAATGAGATTAATGGGATTGGAAGCATTATATCCAAAGCCAAAGTTGAGCGTTACAGGAAGTGAAAGCAACAAATATCCATATTTGCTAAGAGGAGTAAAGATAGAAAGAAAAAATCAAGTATGGTCAACAGATATAACATACATAAGAATACAAAAAGGGTTTATATATTTAGTAGCAATAATGGATTGGTACAGCAGATATGTATTGGCCTGGGAGGTATCAAATACGTTGGACACGAGCTTCTGCATATCAACGCTAGAAAGAGCATTACGAATCGCAAAGCCAGAAATATTCAATAGCGATCAAGGCTCGCAATTTACCTCTAAAGAATTTACTAGCGTACTTATTGAAAATAATATTTCTATTAGCCAAGATGGTCGGGGCAGGGTTTTTGACAACATTTTTATTGAAAGGCTCTGGCGTAGTCTTAAATATGAGGAAGTTTATCTTTTTGATTACCAAACTGTTGCTCAAGCTGTTAGTGGTATTTCTCGTTACTTTTCTTCTTATAACTTTCAGCGTCCTCATCAATCT